From the genome of Streptomyces sp. NBC_01341, one region includes:
- a CDS encoding MFS transporter, which yields MSSAAPALSLPGDPPGGRRAACIWGIGVAVYFVAIIFRTSLGVAGLDAADRFDVNASALSTFSILQLLVYAGMQIPVGLMVDRFGTKKVLTLGAVLFTLGQLGFALSPSYGMALASRALLGCGDAMTFISVLRLGARWFPARRGPMIGQVAALFGMAGNLVSTLFIARALHGYGWTATFVGSAAAGVLVLMLLLAFLKDHPEGHEPPPAEHAGAAYVRKQIAAAWREPGTRLGMWVHFTTQFPAMVFLLLWGMPFLVEAQGLSRGTAGELLTLVVLSNMVVGLVYGQVIARHHAARAPLALGTVAMTALLWGSTIFYPGDRAPMWLLVTLCLVLGSCGPASMIGFDFGRPANPPERQGTASGIVNMGGFIASMTTLFAVGVLLDATGDEYRVAFASVFVLEALGVVQILRLHGRATHRERDHHVVSRVEAVHVPA from the coding sequence ATGAGCTCGGCCGCCCCAGCCCTGTCGCTGCCCGGAGACCCGCCGGGCGGCCGCCGTGCCGCCTGCATCTGGGGCATCGGTGTCGCCGTCTACTTCGTCGCCATCATCTTCCGCACCAGCCTCGGTGTCGCCGGGCTGGACGCCGCCGACCGGTTCGACGTCAACGCCTCGGCCCTGTCGACGTTCTCCATCCTGCAACTGCTGGTCTACGCGGGCATGCAGATACCCGTGGGGCTGATGGTCGACCGGTTCGGCACCAAGAAGGTCCTCACCCTCGGGGCGGTGCTGTTCACGCTCGGGCAGCTCGGCTTCGCGCTCTCGCCCTCGTACGGCATGGCGCTCGCCTCCCGCGCGCTGCTCGGCTGCGGCGACGCGATGACCTTCATCAGCGTGCTGCGGCTGGGCGCCCGGTGGTTCCCGGCCCGCCGCGGGCCGATGATCGGCCAGGTCGCCGCGCTCTTCGGCATGGCGGGCAACCTCGTCTCGACGCTCTTCATCGCCCGTGCCCTGCACGGCTACGGCTGGACGGCGACCTTCGTCGGCAGCGCCGCGGCGGGCGTCCTGGTACTGATGCTGCTGCTCGCCTTCCTCAAGGACCACCCCGAGGGCCACGAACCTCCGCCCGCCGAGCACGCGGGTGCCGCGTACGTGCGCAAGCAGATCGCCGCCGCCTGGCGGGAACCCGGTACCAGGCTCGGCATGTGGGTCCACTTCACCACGCAGTTCCCCGCCATGGTCTTCCTGCTGCTGTGGGGCATGCCGTTCCTCGTCGAGGCGCAGGGGCTGAGCAGGGGCACGGCGGGTGAACTGCTCACGCTGGTGGTGCTCTCCAACATGGTGGTGGGACTCGTCTACGGCCAGGTGATCGCCCGTCACCACGCCGCGCGCGCCCCACTGGCTCTCGGTACGGTCGCCATGACGGCGCTGCTCTGGGGCTCCACGATCTTCTACCCCGGTGACCGCGCGCCGATGTGGCTGCTCGTCACCCTGTGCCTGGTGCTCGGCTCGTGCGGCCCCGCGTCGATGATCGGCTTCGACTTCGGCCGGCCCGCGAACCCGCCCGAGCGTCAGGGCACCGCGTCCGGGATCGTCAACATGGGTGGATTCATCGCCTCGATGACGACACTGTTCGCGGTAGGGGTCCTGCTGGACGCGACGGGCGACGAGTACCGTGTCGCGTTCGCCTCGGTCTTCGTCCTGGAGGCACTCGGTGTCGTGCAGATCCTCCGGCTGCACGGGAGGGCGACCCACAGGGAGCGCGACCACCACGTCGTCAGCCGGGTGGAAGCCGTGCACGTACCCGCCTGA
- a CDS encoding maleylpyruvate isomerase family mycothiol-dependent enzyme: MTVHPSLQTYADAWTHSVESISELVKPLAEGEWNRRTPCPGWSVRDIVSHVIGMECEQLGDPRPIHTLPRDLYHVQNDKQRYMEMQVDVRRHHTAPEMTSELEYTLIRRMRQLRNETRAPETMVRAPLGAEQTLELALRMRAFDVWVHEQDLRTTLGQPGNLDSPGAPLVRDVLLIGLAKVVAKDAGAPPNSAVVFDVHGPLEFLRTVRVDGEGRGSVDGAPSLGPAATLAMDWETYYRLACGRVRPQAVEDRIKIDGDQDLAAEILRNFAVTP; this comes from the coding sequence GTGACCGTCCATCCCAGCCTCCAGACCTACGCCGACGCCTGGACCCACTCCGTCGAGTCGATATCCGAGCTGGTCAAGCCGCTCGCCGAGGGAGAGTGGAACCGCCGCACACCCTGCCCGGGCTGGTCGGTCCGCGACATCGTCTCGCACGTCATCGGCATGGAATGCGAGCAGCTCGGCGACCCCCGGCCGATCCACACGCTGCCGCGCGACCTCTATCACGTGCAGAACGACAAGCAGCGCTACATGGAGATGCAGGTCGACGTGCGGCGCCACCACACGGCTCCGGAGATGACCTCGGAGCTGGAGTACACGCTCATCCGCCGGATGCGTCAGCTCCGCAACGAGACGCGCGCCCCCGAGACCATGGTGCGGGCCCCTCTCGGTGCCGAGCAGACCCTGGAACTCGCGCTGCGCATGCGCGCCTTCGACGTATGGGTGCACGAGCAGGACCTGCGTACGACGCTGGGGCAGCCCGGCAACCTCGACTCCCCCGGCGCCCCGCTCGTCAGGGACGTCCTGCTGATCGGGCTGGCGAAGGTGGTCGCCAAGGACGCCGGCGCGCCGCCCAACTCCGCCGTCGTCTTCGACGTGCACGGCCCGCTGGAGTTCCTGCGCACGGTCAGGGTCGACGGCGAGGGCCGGGGTTCGGTCGACGGTGCGCCCTCCCTCGGTCCCGCCGCGACGCTGGCGATGGACTGGGAGACGTACTACCGCCTGGCCTGTGGCCGGGTGCGTCCGCAGGCCGTGGAGGACCGGATCAAGATCGACGGGGACCAGGACCTGGCAGCCGAGATCCTGCGGAACTTCGCCGTCACCCCGTGA
- a CDS encoding carbon-nitrogen family hydrolase, with product MHASLIQIAVNPDESINSRRERAASLVVAQRGADLVVLPELWPVGAFAYTAFEDAAEPLRGPTHDVMAKAAAEAGVWLHAGSFVERAEDGTLYNTSLVFSPEGERVAAYRKIHRFGFDKGEAVMMGAGEELVTVALPETTLGLATCYDLRFPEQFRGLVDAGAETLVVAAGWPERRRAHWTLLAQARAVENQAYVLAVGSSGTHGGVEQAGHSIVVDPWGEVLAEAGAAEEVLTVEFDPARTAATREQFPALKDRRLGLAPPR from the coding sequence GTGCACGCCTCGCTCATCCAGATCGCTGTAAACCCGGATGAATCGATCAATTCCCGTAGAGAGCGCGCGGCTTCACTGGTCGTGGCCCAGCGGGGCGCGGACCTGGTCGTCCTGCCCGAACTCTGGCCCGTCGGGGCGTTCGCCTACACCGCGTTCGAGGACGCGGCCGAACCGCTGCGGGGTCCCACGCACGACGTCATGGCGAAGGCCGCCGCCGAGGCCGGCGTCTGGCTGCACGCGGGTTCCTTCGTCGAGCGCGCCGAGGACGGCACCCTCTACAACACCTCGCTCGTGTTCTCCCCCGAGGGGGAGCGCGTCGCCGCGTACCGCAAGATCCACCGGTTCGGCTTCGACAAGGGTGAGGCGGTGATGATGGGTGCAGGCGAGGAGCTCGTCACCGTCGCACTGCCCGAGACCACCCTCGGCCTCGCCACCTGCTACGACCTGCGCTTCCCCGAGCAGTTCCGAGGGCTCGTCGACGCGGGCGCCGAGACCCTGGTCGTCGCGGCCGGCTGGCCGGAGCGCCGCCGCGCGCACTGGACCCTGCTCGCGCAGGCCCGCGCCGTGGAGAACCAGGCGTACGTCCTGGCGGTCGGCTCGTCGGGCACCCACGGGGGGGTCGAGCAGGCGGGCCACAGCATCGTCGTGGACCCCTGGGGCGAAGTGCTCGCCGAGGCCGGAGCGGCCGAGGAAGTGCTCACCGTCGAGTTCGACCCGGCGAGGACCGCCGCCACCCGGGAGCAGTTCCCGGCCCTGAAGGACCGCCGCCTGGGCCTCGCGCCCCCGCGCTGA
- a CDS encoding LURP-one-related/scramblase family protein, translating into MRLLVRERLFGVGDDYWIEDADGRKLFLVDGKAMRLRDTFELKDTDGRVLVEIRQKLISLRDTMLIERDGDELAKVKRKRLSLLRNHYRVTLVDGTELDVSGKILDREFAIDYDGELLAQISRRWLTVRDTYGVDVVREDADVPLLIAVAVCVIVLADKDRED; encoded by the coding sequence ATGAGACTTCTCGTGCGTGAGCGACTGTTCGGCGTCGGCGACGACTACTGGATCGAGGACGCGGACGGGCGGAAGCTCTTCCTCGTCGACGGCAAGGCCATGCGGCTCCGCGACACCTTCGAGCTGAAGGACACGGACGGCCGGGTACTGGTGGAGATCCGCCAGAAGCTGATCAGCCTGCGCGACACCATGCTCATCGAACGGGACGGCGACGAGCTGGCCAAGGTCAAGCGGAAGCGGCTCTCGCTGCTGCGCAACCACTACCGGGTGACCCTGGTGGACGGCACGGAGCTGGACGTCAGCGGCAAGATCCTGGACCGCGAGTTCGCCATCGACTACGACGGCGAACTGCTCGCGCAGATCTCGCGGCGCTGGCTCACCGTCCGGGACACGTACGGCGTCGACGTCGTGCGGGAGGACGCCGACGTGCCGCTGCTGATCGCGGTCGCCGTGTGCGTGATCGTGCTCGCCGACAAGGACCGCGAGGACTGA
- a CDS encoding NHL domain-containing thioredoxin family protein, whose amino-acid sequence MTARARVRAPELIGKGGWLNTGDRQYTLADLRGRIVILDFWTFCCVNCLHVLDELRELEEKHRDTVVIIGVHSPKFVHEAEHEAVVDAVERYGVHHPVLDDPELATWKQYAVRAWPTLVVVDPEGYVVAQHAGEGHAHAIGKLVEELEAEHAEKGTLRRGDGPYVAPEPVATHLRFPGKALVLPDGGFLVSDTTRHRLVELDADGETVRGHYGSGERGFADGGRSEARFSEPQGLAFLPDGRIAVADTVNHAIRALDLATGATTTLAGTGRQWWQGSPTSGPAAEVDLSSPWDIAWFGDRLWIAMAGVHQLWTYDPEQGTVRVAAGTTNEGLVDGPGPEAWFAQPSGLAAAGDRLWVADSETSSLRYVDLDGGVHTAVGTGLFDFGHRDGAAGQALFQHPLGVTALPDGSVAVSDTYNHALRRFDPESGEVTTLATDLREPSDAVLVDGDLVVVESARHRLTRLRLPEEAVRVADRAHRTQRAATEVAAGTLRLDVVFQAPAGQKLDVRYGPSTRLLVSSTPPELLAEGSGPGTDLSRDLVLAEGFTEGVLHVSAMAASCDDDPANEYPACHVHQQDWGVPVSVTAGGTSRLPLVLAGMDEQA is encoded by the coding sequence ATGACAGCACGTGCACGTGTCCGCGCCCCCGAACTGATCGGCAAGGGCGGCTGGCTCAATACAGGCGACCGGCAGTACACCCTGGCTGACCTGCGGGGACGCATCGTCATTCTGGATTTCTGGACCTTCTGCTGTGTGAACTGCCTGCATGTGCTCGACGAGCTGCGCGAGCTGGAGGAGAAACACCGCGACACCGTGGTGATCATCGGCGTCCACTCGCCGAAGTTCGTCCACGAGGCCGAGCACGAGGCCGTGGTCGACGCCGTCGAGCGGTACGGGGTGCACCACCCGGTCCTCGACGACCCCGAGCTCGCCACTTGGAAGCAGTACGCCGTGCGGGCATGGCCGACCCTCGTCGTGGTGGACCCCGAGGGATACGTCGTCGCGCAGCACGCCGGTGAAGGGCACGCGCACGCCATCGGGAAGCTGGTCGAGGAGCTGGAGGCCGAGCACGCCGAGAAGGGCACGCTGCGCCGCGGCGACGGCCCGTACGTGGCTCCCGAGCCGGTCGCCACCCACCTGCGTTTCCCCGGCAAGGCACTCGTCCTGCCCGACGGGGGATTCCTGGTCTCCGACACCACGCGCCACCGCCTGGTCGAGCTCGACGCCGACGGTGAGACCGTGCGCGGGCACTACGGCAGCGGTGAGCGCGGGTTCGCCGACGGCGGCCGGTCCGAGGCGCGGTTCAGCGAACCCCAGGGCCTCGCCTTCCTCCCGGACGGCCGCATCGCCGTCGCGGACACGGTCAACCACGCCATCAGGGCTCTCGACCTCGCGACGGGTGCGACGACGACGCTCGCCGGGACCGGCCGCCAGTGGTGGCAGGGCTCCCCCACCAGCGGCCCGGCCGCCGAGGTGGACCTGTCATCGCCGTGGGACATCGCCTGGTTCGGCGACCGGCTGTGGATCGCCATGGCCGGAGTCCACCAGCTCTGGACCTACGACCCCGAGCAGGGGACGGTGCGGGTCGCCGCCGGGACGACGAACGAGGGTCTCGTCGACGGGCCCGGCCCCGAGGCGTGGTTCGCGCAGCCCTCGGGCCTCGCGGCGGCCGGGGACCGGCTCTGGGTCGCCGACTCGGAGACCTCGTCCCTGCGGTACGTGGACCTGGACGGTGGCGTGCACACGGCCGTCGGTACCGGGCTCTTCGACTTCGGCCACCGGGACGGCGCCGCCGGCCAGGCGCTCTTCCAGCACCCCCTGGGCGTCACGGCCCTCCCGGACGGCTCCGTCGCCGTCAGCGACACCTACAACCACGCGCTGCGCCGGTTCGACCCGGAGAGCGGCGAGGTCACGACACTGGCCACGGATCTGCGGGAGCCGAGCGACGCGGTCCTCGTGGACGGCGACCTGGTCGTCGTGGAGTCCGCCCGGCACCGGCTGACCCGGCTGCGGTTGCCCGAGGAGGCCGTGCGCGTCGCGGACCGGGCGCACCGCACGCAGCGGGCGGCCACCGAGGTCGCCGCCGGCACCCTGCGGCTGGACGTGGTCTTCCAGGCCCCCGCCGGGCAGAAACTGGATGTCCGCTACGGGCCATCGACGCGGCTCCTGGTCTCCTCGACCCCGCCGGAACTCCTGGCCGAGGGCTCGGGGCCGGGTACGGACCTGAGCCGTGACCTGGTCCTCGCGGAGGGGTTCACCGAGGGCGTCCTGCACGTCTCCGCGATGGCCGCCTCCTGCGACGACGACCCTGCGAACGAGTACCCGGCCTGTCATGTGCACCAGCAGGACTGGGGCGTTCCCGTCAGCGTCACCGCCGGGGGGACGTCCAGGCTTCCTCTCGTGCTGGCCGGGATGGACGAGCAGGCCTGA
- a CDS encoding DUF6458 family protein has translation MGLGGCILLIGAGAILAFATDWEMDTVNVDLVGWIMMLVGLVGVFVYVSIARRRRMVVPPTTTVVTEEERRYQ, from the coding sequence ATGGGACTCGGAGGATGCATTCTCCTGATCGGTGCCGGGGCGATTCTCGCGTTCGCCACGGACTGGGAGATGGACACCGTCAACGTCGACCTGGTCGGCTGGATCATGATGCTCGTCGGCCTCGTCGGGGTCTTCGTCTACGTGAGCATCGCGCGGCGCCGCCGCATGGTCGTGCCGCCCACCACCACGGTCGTCACGGAGGAAGAGCGCCGCTACCAGTAA
- a CDS encoding M18 family aminopeptidase, producing MSSSLRFDRGHTDDLMAFLMASPSPYHAVATAAARLEKAGFRQVEETAAWDGSTGGKYVLRGGAIVAWYVPEGAGAHTPFRIVGAHTDSPNLRVKPLPDTGAYGWRQVAVEIYGGTLLNTWLDRDLGLAGRISLRDGTHRLVNIDRPLLRVPQLAVHLDRSANPDGLKLDRQKHMQPIWGLGDVEEGDLIRFVAEEAGVDADQVTGWDLMPHPVEPPAYLGRDRELLAGPRMDNLLSVHAATAALAAVAGQPDKEIPYIPVMAAFDHEENGSQSDTGADGPLLGTVLERSVFARGGSLEDRARALAGTVCLSSDTGHAVHPNYAERHDPTHHPVANGGPILKVNVNMRYATDGSGRAVFAAACEKAGVPWQTFVSNNAMPCGTTIGPITAARHGIRTVDVGVAILSMHSARELCGADDPYLLANALAAFLAG from the coding sequence ATGAGCTCTTCCCTCCGCTTCGACCGCGGGCACACCGACGACCTGATGGCCTTCCTGATGGCCAGCCCCTCCCCGTACCACGCCGTGGCCACCGCCGCCGCACGACTGGAGAAGGCCGGTTTCCGGCAGGTCGAGGAGACGGCCGCGTGGGACGGCTCCACGGGTGGCAAGTACGTCCTGCGGGGCGGCGCGATCGTGGCCTGGTACGTGCCGGAGGGTGCCGGTGCCCACACCCCGTTCCGGATCGTGGGAGCTCACACCGACTCACCCAACCTCCGTGTGAAGCCGCTGCCGGACACCGGGGCGTACGGCTGGCGCCAGGTCGCCGTCGAGATCTACGGCGGAACCCTCCTGAACACCTGGCTCGACCGGGACCTCGGCCTGGCCGGGCGGATCTCGCTGCGCGACGGCACGCACCGGCTCGTGAACATCGACCGGCCGCTGCTGCGGGTGCCCCAGCTTGCCGTCCACCTGGACCGCTCCGCCAACCCCGACGGTCTCAAGCTGGACCGCCAGAAGCACATGCAGCCGATCTGGGGGCTCGGCGACGTCGAGGAGGGCGACCTCATCCGCTTCGTCGCCGAGGAGGCGGGCGTCGACGCCGACCAGGTGACCGGCTGGGACCTGATGCCGCACCCCGTCGAGCCGCCTGCCTACCTGGGCAGGGACCGCGAACTGCTCGCCGGTCCCCGGATGGACAACCTGCTCTCGGTGCACGCGGCGACGGCCGCGCTGGCGGCCGTGGCCGGGCAGCCGGACAAGGAGATCCCCTACATCCCCGTCATGGCCGCCTTCGACCACGAGGAGAACGGCTCCCAGTCCGACACCGGGGCGGACGGTCCGCTCCTCGGCACGGTCCTGGAGCGGTCCGTGTTCGCCCGGGGCGGTTCGCTGGAGGACCGCGCCCGCGCCCTCGCCGGAACCGTCTGCCTCTCCTCGGACACCGGCCACGCCGTGCACCCCAACTACGCCGAGCGCCACGACCCGACGCACCACCCGGTCGCCAACGGCGGCCCGATCCTCAAGGTCAACGTCAACATGCGGTACGCGACCGACGGCAGCGGCCGCGCCGTGTTCGCGGCGGCCTGCGAGAAGGCCGGCGTGCCGTGGCAGACGTTCGTCTCCAACAACGCGATGCCGTGCGGCACGACGATCGGCCCGATCACCGCGGCCCGGCACGGCATCCGGACCGTCGACGTCGGTGTGGCCATCCTGTCGATGCACAGCGCGCGCGAACTCTGCGGCGCCGACGACCCCTACCTCCTGGCCAACGCGCTGGCGGCGTTCCTCGCGGGCTGA
- a CDS encoding acyl-CoA dehydrogenase, translating into MGHYKSNLRDIEFNLFEVLGRDKLYGTGPFAEMDVDTAKSILDEVTRLAENELADSYADADRTPPVFDPETNTAPVPASFKKSYQAFMDSEYWRLGLPEEIGGTTSPRSLIWGYAELLLGANPAVWMYSSGPAFAGILFDEGNEAQKKVAEIAVEKQWGSTMVLTEPDAGSDVGAGRTKAVEQEDGSWHIEGVKRFITSGEHDMSENILHYVLARPEGAGPGTKGLSLFLVPKFHFDWTTGELGARNGVYATNVEHKMGLKASNTCEMTFGDQHPAKGWLIGDKHDGIRQMFRIIEFARMMVGTKAIAALSTGYLNALEYAKERVQGTDLSQFMDKAAPKVTITHHPDVRRSLMTQKAYAEGMRSLVLYTASVQDAIQVKEAAGEDAKALNGLNDLLLPIVKGYGSEKSYEQLAQSLQTFGGSGYLQEYPIEQYIRDAKIDTLYEGTTAIQGQDFFFRKIVRDQGASLNALSEEIKKFLAGAQGDEELSGSLDNLAKAAVDLEAIVGTMITDLTATGEDVKNIYKVGLNTTRLLMVSGDVVVGYLLLKGAAVASEKLRNASPKDVAFYQGKIAAAKFFAANMLPGVSAERALAEAVDNSLMELDEAAF; encoded by the coding sequence ATGGGGCACTACAAGTCGAATCTCCGCGACATCGAGTTCAACCTCTTCGAGGTCCTCGGGCGCGACAAGCTCTACGGCACCGGCCCGTTCGCGGAGATGGACGTCGACACCGCGAAGAGCATCCTGGACGAGGTCACCCGCCTCGCGGAGAACGAGCTGGCCGACTCCTACGCCGACGCCGACCGCACCCCGCCGGTCTTCGACCCCGAGACCAACACCGCGCCCGTCCCGGCCTCCTTCAAGAAGTCGTACCAGGCGTTCATGGACTCCGAGTACTGGCGCCTGGGCCTGCCCGAGGAGATCGGCGGCACCACCTCCCCGCGCTCCCTGATCTGGGGCTACGCGGAGCTCCTGCTCGGCGCCAACCCGGCCGTCTGGATGTACTCCTCCGGCCCGGCGTTCGCCGGCATCCTCTTCGACGAGGGCAACGAGGCGCAGAAGAAGGTCGCCGAGATCGCCGTCGAGAAGCAGTGGGGCTCGACGATGGTCCTGACCGAGCCGGACGCCGGTTCGGACGTCGGCGCTGGCCGCACCAAGGCGGTCGAGCAGGAGGACGGCTCCTGGCACATCGAGGGTGTGAAGCGCTTCATCACCTCGGGCGAGCACGACATGTCCGAGAACATCCTCCACTACGTCCTGGCGCGCCCCGAGGGCGCCGGCCCGGGCACCAAGGGACTCTCCCTCTTCCTGGTCCCGAAGTTCCACTTCGACTGGACCACCGGCGAGCTCGGTGCGCGCAACGGCGTGTACGCGACGAACGTCGAGCACAAGATGGGCCTCAAGGCCTCCAACACCTGCGAGATGACCTTCGGCGACCAGCACCCCGCCAAGGGCTGGCTGATCGGCGACAAGCACGACGGCATCCGGCAGATGTTCCGCATCATCGAGTTCGCCCGCATGATGGTCGGCACGAAGGCCATCGCCGCGCTCTCCACGGGCTACCTCAACGCCCTGGAGTACGCCAAGGAGCGCGTCCAGGGCACCGACCTGTCGCAGTTCATGGACAAGGCGGCCCCCAAGGTCACCATCACGCACCACCCCGACGTGCGCCGCTCCCTCATGACGCAGAAGGCGTACGCCGAGGGCATGCGCTCGCTCGTGCTGTACACCGCCTCCGTCCAGGACGCGATCCAGGTCAAGGAGGCCGCGGGCGAGGACGCCAAGGCGCTCAACGGCCTGAACGACCTGCTGCTCCCGATCGTGAAGGGCTACGGCTCCGAGAAGTCCTACGAGCAGCTCGCGCAGTCGCTCCAGACGTTCGGCGGCTCCGGGTACCTCCAGGAGTACCCGATCGAGCAGTACATCCGTGACGCCAAGATCGACACCCTGTACGAGGGCACGACGGCGATCCAGGGCCAGGACTTCTTCTTCCGGAAGATCGTCCGCGACCAGGGCGCCTCGCTGAACGCCCTCTCCGAGGAGATCAAGAAGTTCCTCGCGGGCGCCCAGGGCGACGAGGAACTGTCCGGGTCGCTGGACAACCTCGCCAAGGCCGCGGTGGACCTGGAGGCGATCGTCGGCACGATGATCACCGACCTCACCGCGACCGGCGAGGACGTCAAGAACATCTACAAGGTGGGCCTCAACACCACCCGCCTGCTGATGGTCTCCGGTGACGTCGTCGTCGGCTACCTGCTCCTCAAGGGCGCGGCCGTGGCCTCCGAGAAGCTGCGCAACGCCTCCCCGAAGGACGTCGCCTTCTACCAGGGCAAGATCGCCGCCGCGAAGTTCTTCGCTGCGAACATGCTGCCGGGCGTCTCTGCCGAGCGCGCCCTCGCCGAGGCGGTCGACAACTCCCTGATGGAGCTGGACGAGGCCGCGTTCTAG
- a CDS encoding SseB family protein, with product MYGYDQNPGAQQQMGGGYGEQPLYPEPSPPSLADAVRAFTTGSLSAEDFQQIFATAKVYCPRGDNPGFLALHNTQQPVIPMFTTLKELRSYAGKESKYFVITGAEVIDLLPTGYGFVLDMEGDHRMVFDAKAVEQMVDFAMRRMYG from the coding sequence ATGTATGGCTACGACCAGAACCCGGGTGCACAGCAGCAGATGGGCGGCGGCTACGGCGAGCAGCCGTTGTACCCCGAGCCCTCGCCGCCCTCCCTGGCCGATGCGGTACGGGCCTTTACGACCGGATCCCTGTCCGCGGAGGACTTCCAGCAGATCTTCGCCACGGCGAAGGTCTACTGCCCGCGCGGTGACAACCCGGGCTTCCTCGCCCTCCACAACACCCAGCAGCCGGTGATCCCCATGTTCACCACGCTCAAGGAACTGCGGAGTTACGCGGGCAAGGAGTCCAAGTACTTCGTGATCACCGGCGCCGAGGTGATCGACCTGCTCCCGACCGGCTACGGCTTCGTCCTGGACATGGAGGGTGATCACCGCATGGTCTTCGACGCCAAGGCGGTCGAGCAGATGGTGGACTTCGCCATGCGCCGTATGTACGGCTGA
- a CDS encoding pirin family protein gives MPAVTVENPLTLPKIAAPGDAVARPVLTVTTAPSGFEGEGFPVRRAFAGINYRHLDPFIMMDQMGEVEYAAGEPKGTPWHPHRGFETVTYIIDGSFIHKDSHGGGGAIENGDTQWMTAGSGLLHIETPPEALVMSGGLFHGLQLWVNLPRADKMMAPRYQDIRGGQVQLLASPDGGALLRVIAGDLDGHEGPGITHTPITMVHATVRPGAEVTLPWREDFNGLAYVLAGRGSVGTERRPVRTGQTAVFGKGSSLTVRADEGQDGNTPDLEVVLLGGRPIREPMAHYGPFVMNTQDELKQAFEDFQAGRLGKVPAVHGM, from the coding sequence ATGCCCGCAGTGACCGTCGAAAACCCGCTGACCCTGCCCAAGATCGCAGCTCCGGGCGATGCCGTGGCCCGTCCCGTGCTCACCGTCACGACCGCCCCGAGCGGTTTCGAGGGCGAGGGGTTCCCGGTGCGGCGCGCCTTCGCCGGGATCAACTACCGGCACCTCGACCCGTTCATCATGATGGACCAGATGGGTGAGGTGGAGTACGCGGCAGGTGAGCCCAAGGGAACTCCCTGGCACCCGCACCGCGGCTTCGAGACCGTCACGTACATCATCGACGGGAGCTTCATCCACAAGGACAGCCACGGCGGTGGCGGAGCCATCGAGAACGGCGACACCCAGTGGATGACGGCCGGCTCGGGCCTCCTGCACATCGAGACGCCCCCGGAGGCGCTCGTCATGTCCGGCGGGCTCTTCCACGGCCTCCAGCTCTGGGTGAACCTCCCCAGGGCCGACAAGATGATGGCCCCGCGCTACCAGGACATCCGCGGCGGACAGGTCCAGCTCCTCGCCTCCCCGGACGGCGGCGCGCTGCTGCGTGTCATCGCCGGTGACCTGGACGGTCACGAGGGGCCGGGCATCACGCACACCCCGATCACCATGGTCCACGCGACGGTCCGGCCGGGCGCCGAGGTGACCCTGCCCTGGCGCGAGGACTTCAACGGCCTCGCCTACGTCCTCGCCGGACGCGGCAGCGTCGGCACCGAGCGCCGCCCCGTCCGCACCGGGCAGACCGCGGTCTTCGGCAAGGGCTCGTCGCTGACCGTCCGCGCCGACGAGGGCCAGGACGGCAACACACCGGACCTGGAGGTCGTGCTGCTCGGCGGGCGTCCGATCCGTGAGCCGATGGCGCACTACGGACCGTTCGTGATGAACACCCAGGACGAGCTCAAGCAGGCCTTCGAGGACTTCCAGGCCGGCCGCCTCGGCAAGGTCCCCGCCGTCCACGGCATGTGA